A stretch of the Amphiura filiformis unplaced genomic scaffold, Afil_fr2py scaffold_482, whole genome shotgun sequence genome encodes the following:
- the LOC140145624 gene encoding late histone H2A.1-like, with product MSGRGKGKAKSKARSRSSRAGLQFPVGRVHRFLRKGNYSERVGAGAPVYLAAVMEYLTAEILELAGNAARDNKKSRINPRHLQLAVRNDEELNRLLGGVTIAQGGVLPNIQAVLLPKRTKSK from the coding sequence ATGTCTGGTCGTGGTAAAGGAAAAGCAAAGAGCAAGGCTAGGAGCCGATCTAGCAGAGCTGGGTTGCAATTCCCAGTGGGTCGTGTTCACCGTTTCTTGCGGAAAGGTAACTACTCAGAGCGGGTGGGTGCCGGTGCCCCTGTTTATCTGGCTGCCGTGATGGAATATTTAACGGCAGAAATTCTGGAATTGGCAGGCAACGCAGCTCGAGACAACAAGAAGTCCAGGATCAACCCACGTCATTTGCAGCTAGCCGTTCGCAACGACGAAGAACTGAACAGGCTGCTAGGTGGAGTGACCATTGCCCAAGGAGGTGTACTACCCAACATTCAGGCTGTACTCCTTCCAAAACGTACCAAGTCCAAGTAA
- the LOC140145617 gene encoding histone H1-like: MGSPRKSPKKSPKKRARKAVSSHPTCAAMVQAAIAGLKERGGSSLPAIKKYIAANYKCDVAKLNSFIKAAIRNGVAKGTLVQVKGKGASGSFRLGKRSPDAAQAKAKRAKEKKKKKAAVQKRKAKRAASRAKKTAAKKAKRAAKAAKRATKKKAKKPKKKATKKSAKPKKRAAPKKKAASKKARKTKPKRKSSPKKKAAKRTSAKK; the protein is encoded by the coding sequence ATGGGTTCGCCGAGAAAATCTCCAAAGAAATCGCCCAAGAAAAGGGCAAGAAAAGCAGTTAGCTCACACCCAACATGTGCTGCCATGGTGCAAGCTGCAATCGCTGGCTTGAAGGAAAGAGGTGGTTCTTCTCTTCCAGCAATCAAGAAATACATCGCTGCCAATTACAAATGCGATGTAGCCAAATTGAATTCCTTCATCAAGGCCGCCATTCGCAACGGTGTAGCCAAGGGTACGCTAGTGCAGGTCAAGGGAAAAGGAGCGAGCGGTTCATTCCGTCTGGGTAAAAGGAGTCCGGATGCTGCACAAGCTAAAGCCAAGAGAgccaaggaaaaaaaaaaaaaaaaggcagctGTCCAAAAGAGAAAGGCCAAGAGAGCAGCATCAAGAGCGAAGAAAACTGCAGCAAAGAAGGCAAAACGAGCAGCCAAGGCGGCAAAGAGAGCCACAAAGAAGAAGGCCAAGAAGCCGAAGAAGAAAGCTACCAAGAAATCGGCTAAGCCAAAGAAGAGAGCAGCACCAAAGAAGAAGGCTGCGTCCAAGAAAGCGAGGAAGACAAAGCCAAAGAGGAAGTCTTCACCTAAGAAGAAGGCAGCAAAGAGAACTTCGGCAAAGAAGTAG